The Deltaproteobacteria bacterium genome includes a region encoding these proteins:
- a CDS encoding outer membrane beta-barrel protein gives MKYALTCIIVALCLSSAVQAAEPYGGKFNSFTFSIGGYWPHADLEGEGYKSGGNFAATYMRAFHDWFGFGCGTHTYVSQSKKKTADIGDGDFSAMGIEMMLFAQPNHWRIQPYIGLGPALYFNFIAYEDDTDHDDVEESGAGFGGVLKAGVRVFVTDRFFSGMSVKFFSNRWNLDIDENRDKTYDFGGGVLAFELGFTF, from the coding sequence ATGAAATACGCACTGACATGCATCATCGTGGCTTTATGCCTGTCTTCGGCGGTTCAGGCCGCCGAACCTTACGGCGGCAAGTTCAACTCCTTTACCTTTTCCATCGGGGGATACTGGCCCCATGCGGACCTGGAAGGCGAGGGTTACAAATCGGGCGGGAATTTTGCAGCCACCTACATGCGTGCATTCCACGACTGGTTCGGATTCGGATGCGGCACGCACACTTACGTATCGCAGAGCAAGAAAAAGACGGCCGACATCGGCGACGGCGACTTTAGCGCTATGGGCATTGAGATGATGCTTTTTGCACAGCCGAATCACTGGCGGATACAGCCCTATATCGGCCTCGGCCCTGCCCTTTACTTCAATTTCATCGCATATGAAGACGACACCGATCATGACGACGTCGAAGAATCCGGCGCCGGTTTCGGGGGCGTCTTGAAAGCCGGCGTGCGCGTTTTTGTTACCGATCGGTTTTTCAGCGGGATGAGTGTCAAGTTTTTTTCGAATCGGTGGAACCTCGATATCGATGAAAACCGCGATAAAACGTACGATTTCGGTGGCGGGGTGTTGGCGTTCGAACTCGGTTTTACGTTCTAG
- a CDS encoding FAD-dependent oxidoreductase, translating into MTEQLPKHAQVVIIGGGIVGCSTAYHLTKIGWKDVVLLERKELASGTTWAAAGLVTQLRQNRQLSDLAKYATQLYPSLEAETGVATGYVKTGSITVVRDAERQAEWKRAQATARAFDIEVHEISPAEAKKMLSGLYVDDLVTAFYIPEDGQTNPEDTTQALAKGARNNGCRIFQNTRVTGIQVKNGAVTGVNTEKGDITCEYVVNCAGMWGRDVGGLVNVSIPLHAAEHMHAVTLPIDGFPDVFPSVRDFDGYSYFKSEMGGILFGLFEPVAKPWGMQGIPENFKFTELQEDWDQFELCLDCAFKRFPDIQDAEVRHLAVVPESFTPDTAFNIGEVPGVKNFFVGCGMNSVGIASAAGAGFALAQWMDQGYPESELWPLDVKRWFPWQRNRKYLYDRIKESVGVLYHHHYPNRQKDTARPVICTPIHDRLKERGACFSMVAGWERADWFAPEGVEAKHAYSWHRQNWFPFQAEEHMAVRNGVGLYDLSSMGKLLVQGRDAETVLQRICSNDVAVPVGKVVYTPILNARGGFETDVTVTRIGEHAFFIVTAAATTVHDFDYIRRLIPEDAVATITDVTHGYAMLGVMGPKARDLLSRLTGDDLSNEGFPYATAREIDIAYARPLAMRMSYVGELGWELYIPTNFVQGVFDAIMEAGKEFGLRLVGMQAVNSLRLETGYRHWESDITPDETPYEAGLGFGVKLDKGDFIGREALEKARNVPLKQKLVMFTLNDPEPLLYVNEPVFRDGEHVGEISSGAYGHKLGCAVGMGYVKHADGVTNEWVSAGSYEIMVEGKMVPATVHLKSPYDPDNRRTRM; encoded by the coding sequence ATGACAGAACAACTACCCAAGCACGCACAGGTCGTCATTATCGGCGGGGGCATCGTCGGCTGCAGCACCGCCTACCATCTAACCAAAATCGGGTGGAAAGATGTGGTCCTGCTGGAGCGCAAGGAGCTGGCATCCGGAACCACGTGGGCAGCGGCGGGCCTGGTTACACAGCTGCGCCAGAACCGGCAGCTTTCCGACCTGGCGAAATACGCCACCCAGCTTTACCCCAGCCTGGAGGCGGAAACCGGCGTAGCGACAGGCTATGTCAAGACCGGCTCGATTACCGTCGTCCGCGATGCGGAAAGACAGGCGGAGTGGAAAAGAGCCCAGGCAACGGCCAGGGCTTTCGACATCGAGGTTCACGAAATCAGCCCTGCCGAAGCCAAGAAAATGCTCTCCGGCCTGTATGTGGACGACCTGGTAACGGCATTTTACATCCCCGAGGACGGCCAAACCAATCCCGAGGACACCACCCAGGCCCTGGCCAAGGGAGCGCGCAACAACGGGTGCCGTATTTTTCAGAATACCAGGGTGACCGGCATCCAGGTAAAGAACGGAGCGGTGACCGGCGTCAACACGGAGAAAGGGGACATCACCTGCGAGTACGTGGTCAACTGTGCCGGCATGTGGGGCCGCGACGTCGGCGGGTTGGTCAACGTGAGCATCCCCTTGCACGCGGCCGAACACATGCATGCGGTGACGCTGCCGATCGACGGCTTCCCCGATGTGTTCCCGAGTGTACGCGATTTCGACGGTTATTCCTACTTCAAGTCCGAAATGGGCGGGATCCTGTTCGGGCTTTTCGAGCCGGTGGCCAAACCCTGGGGCATGCAGGGCATTCCCGAAAATTTCAAGTTCACCGAACTCCAGGAGGACTGGGACCAGTTCGAGCTCTGCTTGGATTGCGCCTTTAAACGGTTCCCGGACATTCAGGACGCGGAAGTGCGTCACCTGGCGGTCGTGCCGGAAAGTTTTACGCCGGACACGGCCTTCAATATCGGCGAGGTGCCGGGCGTCAAGAATTTCTTCGTGGGCTGCGGCATGAATTCCGTGGGCATCGCCAGTGCCGCCGGCGCCGGTTTCGCCCTCGCCCAGTGGATGGACCAGGGATATCCGGAAAGTGAACTCTGGCCGCTGGACGTCAAACGGTGGTTCCCCTGGCAGCGCAACCGGAAATACCTGTACGACAGGATCAAGGAGTCGGTGGGCGTGCTTTACCACCACCACTATCCAAACCGCCAGAAAGACACGGCCAGGCCGGTGATCTGTACCCCCATCCACGACCGGCTCAAGGAGAGGGGCGCCTGCTTCAGCATGGTTGCCGGTTGGGAGCGGGCCGACTGGTTCGCGCCCGAGGGCGTGGAAGCAAAGCATGCCTACAGCTGGCACCGTCAGAACTGGTTCCCGTTCCAGGCGGAAGAGCACATGGCCGTGCGGAACGGTGTCGGCCTGTACGACCTTTCGTCCATGGGCAAGCTCCTGGTTCAGGGGCGCGATGCAGAGACCGTGCTGCAGCGGATCTGTTCCAACGATGTGGCGGTTCCCGTGGGGAAAGTGGTCTACACGCCGATTCTGAACGCGAGGGGCGGTTTCGAAACCGACGTGACCGTGACGAGGATCGGCGAGCACGCGTTTTTTATTGTCACCGCGGCGGCGACGACCGTCCACGATTTCGATTATATACGGCGTCTGATTCCCGAAGATGCCGTCGCCACCATAACGGATGTCACCCACGGTTACGCCATGTTGGGAGTCATGGGACCCAAGGCCAGGGACCTGCTGTCCCGTCTGACCGGCGACGACCTCTCCAACGAAGGATTCCCCTATGCCACGGCAAGGGAAATCGACATCGCTTATGCCAGGCCGCTGGCCATGCGCATGTCCTATGTGGGTGAACTGGGCTGGGAACTTTACATCCCCACCAACTTCGTGCAGGGCGTATTCGATGCCATCATGGAGGCCGGGAAAGAATTCGGCCTCAGGCTGGTGGGAATGCAGGCGGTAAATTCACTGCGCCTGGAAACCGGATACCGGCACTGGGAATCGGACATCACCCCCGATGAAACCCCCTATGAAGCGGGGCTGGGATTCGGAGTCAAACTGGATAAGGGCGATTTCATCGGCCGCGAGGCTCTTGAAAAGGCCCGGAACGTGCCCCTGAAACAGAAATTGGTCATGTTCACCCTGAACGACCCCGAGCCCCTTTTGTATGTCAACGAACCCGTTTTCAGGGATGGCGAACACGTGGGTGAAATTTCCTCCGGCGCATACGGACACAAACTGGGATGCGCCGTGGGCATGGGGTATGTCAAGCATGCGGACGGAGTCACCAATGAGTGGGTCTCGGCGGGATCGTACGAGATCATGGTCGAGGGAAAGATGGTGCCCGCGACGGTGCATTTGAAATCCCCCTACGATCCCGACAATCGGCGCACGAGGATGTAA
- a CDS encoding electron transfer flavoprotein subunit alpha/FixB family protein, which produces MGKTGILLETDNGEVKASNFGVITAARATGDGEIIGFVIGAPAEACRKAVQAYGVGRVVEIASAADLEMRPELRANALVEAMRHYDISALLGLSSTGGRDLMARVAAAVDAPLVLDCIGVDVREQVVSKSHFSGKTVAKIKLSGDMFLCGLRPNVIEAEPSAVTAETETYNASADDSGRLRIVETRGAASGAVELTEANIIITGGRPMGSAENFGILRSCAEQLGAAVGASRAAVDAGYAPHSMQVGQTGKTVSPKLYIGCGLSGSVQHFAGMKTAKIIVAINTDKDAPIFTKCDYGILGDLFEVVPALTEVLQEQG; this is translated from the coding sequence ATGGGAAAAACAGGCATTTTGCTTGAAACGGATAACGGAGAGGTCAAGGCGTCGAACTTCGGCGTCATCACGGCTGCGCGGGCAACGGGTGACGGTGAAATCATCGGGTTTGTGATCGGCGCCCCGGCGGAGGCTTGCAGAAAAGCGGTCCAGGCATACGGTGTGGGGCGGGTCGTCGAGATTGCGTCCGCGGCGGATCTGGAGATGCGCCCGGAGCTGCGGGCCAACGCCCTGGTCGAGGCCATGCGGCACTATGACATCTCCGCCCTGCTGGGCTTGAGCAGTACCGGTGGACGCGACCTGATGGCCAGGGTGGCGGCGGCCGTCGACGCACCGCTGGTCCTGGACTGCATCGGGGTGGATGTCCGGGAACAGGTCGTCAGCAAGTCGCATTTTTCGGGCAAGACCGTTGCAAAAATCAAGCTGTCCGGTGATATGTTTCTCTGCGGTCTGCGCCCCAATGTCATCGAGGCCGAACCGTCGGCGGTGACGGCTGAAACGGAGACCTACAACGCTTCGGCAGACGACAGCGGCAGATTGAGGATTGTCGAAACCAGGGGGGCCGCTTCGGGCGCAGTGGAACTGACCGAGGCCAACATCATCATCACCGGCGGCCGCCCCATGGGGTCGGCGGAGAATTTCGGAATATTGAGATCCTGTGCCGAGCAGCTCGGCGCGGCTGTGGGGGCCTCCAGGGCCGCCGTGGATGCCGGCTACGCCCCCCATTCCATGCAGGTGGGCCAGACCGGTAAAACCGTCAGTCCGAAGCTCTATATCGGGTGCGGCCTTTCAGGGTCCGTGCAGCATTTTGCCGGAATGAAGACCGCCAAGATCATCGTGGCCATCAACACCGACAAGGATGCCCCCATCTTCACCAAGTGCGACTACGGCATTCTGGGCGATCTTTTCGAGGTGGTACCGGCATTGACCGAAGTGCTTCAGGAGCAGGGATAG
- a CDS encoding OsmC family protein has product MDARGIKAAENLTADVEGDVEAVNGVLKITRIRLKYSFEAPESLIEKARRVLDVYADLCPAYQTVKDCVDCTWEADIEKI; this is encoded by the coding sequence CTGGATGCGCGCGGTATAAAAGCGGCTGAAAATCTGACGGCCGATGTGGAAGGTGATGTGGAAGCCGTGAACGGTGTACTCAAAATAACGAGGATTCGCCTAAAATATTCCTTCGAAGCACCCGAATCCCTGATCGAAAAAGCGAGGCGTGTCCTGGATGTCTATGCGGACCTCTGCCCGGCTTATCAGACGGTTAAGGACTGCGTGGACTGTACGTGGGAGGCGGATATAGAGAAGATCTAA
- a CDS encoding electron transfer flavoprotein subunit beta/FixA family protein, whose translation MQIYVCVKHVPDTAANIKVTEPAGFDETVKFVVNPYDEYGLEEALRIVAGSGGGEVVVVTVGKESALGTIRTALAMGATRGILVKTDKQFLDAAVTARALQAAIRQDGEPDLIFSGKQSVDSEGMQTPYRLAAAFDMPVVTEVVNVELGDGRALVESEAGGGIREVVEVRTPCVLGATKGLNEPRYPKLPDILKAKKKEVKQFELADLGIADASGKTEILELAQVPERSGATMLEGGPREASEKLVSILKGEKVI comes from the coding sequence ATGCAGATTTACGTTTGTGTGAAGCATGTTCCCGACACGGCGGCCAATATCAAGGTTACGGAACCGGCCGGATTCGATGAAACGGTCAAGTTCGTGGTCAACCCGTACGACGAATACGGGCTGGAAGAGGCCCTTCGGATTGTGGCCGGGAGCGGAGGCGGCGAGGTGGTCGTGGTGACGGTGGGAAAGGAAAGCGCCCTGGGCACGATCCGCACGGCCCTGGCAATGGGTGCCACAAGGGGCATTCTAGTCAAGACCGACAAGCAGTTTCTAGACGCGGCCGTCACAGCCCGTGCGCTGCAGGCGGCTATCCGGCAGGACGGAGAGCCTGACTTGATTTTTTCGGGCAAGCAGTCGGTGGACAGCGAAGGCATGCAGACACCCTACCGGCTGGCCGCCGCTTTCGACATGCCGGTGGTAACCGAGGTCGTAAACGTCGAATTGGGAGACGGCAGAGCCCTGGTGGAAAGCGAAGCCGGCGGGGGAATCAGGGAAGTCGTCGAGGTGCGCACGCCCTGTGTGCTCGGCGCCACCAAGGGGTTGAACGAGCCCCGCTACCCCAAGCTGCCCGACATTCTCAAGGCCAAAAAAAAAGAGGTCAAACAGTTCGAGCTGGCCGATTTGGGAATTGCCGACGCTTCCGGGAAAACCGAGATCCTCGAACTTGCCCAGGTGCCGGAGCGGAGCGGTGCGACCATGCTGGAAGGCGGGCCCCGCGAGGCATCCGAAAAACTGGTGTCCATTTTGAAGGGGGAAAAGGTTATTTAA
- a CDS encoding aminotransferase class I/II-fold pyridoxal phosphate-dependent enzyme, with translation MQSFDPEQMLVNDRREFGEHGGVTPSISRSSTFTVMDAETMPEIFKGVRTPEKGGCFLYSRHFNPTVDVLSRYLASMEGSKSAICTASGMAAISCTIMQLCRSGDHIVASDTIYGGSHALLADLLPQLNIRTTFVDITDHGAVEAAFTKNTKVLYTEAVGNPTLKVADIPFLSTLAHRNDASLVVDNTFSPMIISPLMLGADVVVYSLTKFINGASDVIAGAVCASREFVLELMDLHTGRLMLLGPTMDPRVAFDVIQRLPHLPVRMREHSRRAMAMAECLHEKGKTVTYPGLPSFAQHDLAEQLFNEGYGFGGMLTLDCTTRKKADRLMDILQNEEKFGYIAVSLGYFDTLMSCSSATTSSEISAEEQARMGLSQGLLRISAGITGSLEDRLDQLKRGVDKAGI, from the coding sequence ATGCAAAGCTTCGATCCTGAACAAATGCTGGTAAACGACAGGAGGGAATTCGGGGAACACGGCGGCGTGACGCCGTCCATCTCCCGTTCCTCCACCTTCACCGTCATGGATGCCGAAACCATGCCGGAGATATTCAAGGGAGTGCGCACACCTGAAAAAGGCGGTTGTTTTCTGTACAGCCGACATTTCAATCCCACCGTCGACGTTCTTTCGCGCTACCTCGCTTCCATGGAGGGCAGCAAATCCGCCATCTGCACGGCCAGCGGCATGGCGGCAATCTCCTGCACGATCATGCAGCTTTGCCGGAGCGGCGACCACATCGTCGCCAGCGACACCATTTACGGCGGCAGCCACGCCTTGCTCGCCGACCTACTGCCGCAGCTGAACATCCGCACCACCTTCGTCGACATCACCGACCACGGAGCCGTCGAAGCCGCTTTCACGAAAAACACCAAAGTCCTTTACACGGAAGCCGTCGGCAATCCGACCTTGAAAGTAGCCGATATTCCCTTTTTATCCACCCTGGCCCACCGCAACGATGCTTCCCTGGTGGTGGACAACACGTTTTCACCGATGATCATTTCTCCGCTCATGCTGGGAGCGGATGTGGTGGTCTACTCGCTGACAAAGTTCATCAACGGAGCCAGCGACGTGATTGCAGGCGCCGTGTGCGCCAGCCGGGAATTCGTGCTCGAGCTCATGGACCTGCACACGGGACGCCTGATGCTGCTGGGGCCGACCATGGATCCCAGGGTGGCTTTCGATGTCATTCAGCGCCTGCCCCACCTCCCGGTGCGCATGCGCGAGCACAGCCGCCGGGCCATGGCCATGGCGGAGTGCCTGCACGAAAAAGGAAAGACTGTAACCTATCCCGGCCTGCCGTCTTTTGCCCAGCACGATCTCGCCGAACAGCTTTTTAACGAAGGCTACGGATTCGGCGGCATGCTCACCCTGGACTGCACCACCAGGAAAAAGGCGGACCGGTTGATGGATATTTTGCAGAATGAAGAAAAGTTCGGCTATATCGCCGTTTCCCTGGGCTACTTCGACACGCTCATGAGCTGTTCCAGTGCCACGACATCCTCCGAAATATCCGCAGAGGAGCAAGCCAGGATGGGGCTGTCGCAGGGGCTGCTGCGGATCTCCGCGGGCATCACCGGCAGCCTGGAAGACCGTCTGGATCAGCTGAAACGGGGGGTCGACAAGGCGGGGATATAA
- a CDS encoding trimethylamine methyltransferase family protein, giving the protein MRRRLRSGISASSGLGLSSFSRDELDSIHYATLQILQDTGIKVMGEEALEVFHGGGARVERHDGFGIVKIPPYLVEDSAFFAPHTMVYEGRNPDDDFVVEPNRVGFATFGGCINIVDPYTRAIRRATKKDCGELIKVCDALEEISVATRSLNATDVMERAQSVHNLDAMVRNTGKHLFLGVDSARSLEVMVELASAAVGGRDLFDKRPIFSASVCPISPLTLGKSACEVILACARLGIGMVVLPMALSGGTSSASLAGTLVTHNAEVLGTIVLAQLVNRGLTCTYGSTSAILDLRFGTSAIGSPEYGMINASLAKVAQYYRLPSWVGGGASDSKEPDIQSGYEFCLSATLSALSGANIVFGSGVLEQGMTMDYAKLLLDAEMLGMIQIAQGGVAVNDVTLSMDVIHEVGPGGAYITHEHSLRSMRSQSRSRLFDRRSRADWLEITQGKSIIERAYERAVDILENHEPHPLPEGASETMQEIVDAYEEELSMDGKR; this is encoded by the coding sequence ATGCGTCGACGGTTAAGAAGCGGCATCAGCGCATCCTCGGGACTCGGCCTGAGTTCTTTTTCCAGGGACGAGCTCGATTCGATTCACTACGCAACGCTGCAGATTCTTCAGGACACCGGCATCAAAGTCATGGGTGAGGAAGCCCTGGAGGTGTTCCATGGCGGTGGGGCGCGTGTCGAACGGCACGACGGTTTCGGCATCGTTAAAATTCCCCCCTATCTGGTGGAGGACTCCGCTTTTTTTGCGCCGCACACGATGGTGTATGAAGGCCGGAACCCCGATGACGACTTCGTGGTTGAGCCCAACCGCGTCGGGTTCGCCACCTTCGGGGGGTGCATCAACATCGTGGACCCTTATACGCGTGCGATCCGCAGGGCCACCAAAAAAGACTGCGGTGAACTGATCAAGGTGTGCGACGCCCTGGAAGAGATCAGCGTGGCCACACGCTCCCTGAACGCCACCGACGTCATGGAGCGGGCACAGTCGGTTCACAATCTGGACGCGATGGTCAGAAACACGGGGAAGCATTTATTTCTCGGCGTCGATTCGGCCCGGTCCCTGGAGGTGATGGTCGAGCTGGCCTCGGCCGCTGTCGGGGGCCGGGACCTTTTCGATAAACGGCCGATATTCAGCGCCAGTGTCTGCCCCATCAGCCCGCTCACCCTGGGTAAAAGTGCCTGCGAGGTCATTCTGGCATGCGCACGACTCGGCATCGGCATGGTGGTTTTGCCCATGGCCCTGTCCGGCGGTACCTCGTCGGCTTCACTGGCCGGAACCCTGGTAACCCACAACGCGGAGGTGCTGGGCACCATCGTTTTGGCCCAATTGGTTAACCGGGGCCTGACCTGTACTTACGGCAGCACCAGCGCAATTTTGGATCTGCGGTTCGGCACATCGGCCATCGGATCACCGGAATACGGCATGATCAACGCTTCCCTGGCAAAGGTGGCCCAGTACTACCGTCTTCCCTCCTGGGTCGGAGGAGGCGCTTCCGACAGTAAGGAACCGGATATCCAATCGGGATACGAATTCTGCCTCAGCGCCACCTTGAGCGCACTCTCCGGGGCGAACATCGTTTTCGGTTCCGGCGTTCTGGAGCAGGGGATGACCATGGACTATGCCAAACTGCTCCTGGACGCCGAGATGCTGGGGATGATCCAAATCGCGCAAGGCGGCGTGGCCGTGAATGATGTGACCCTTTCCATGGACGTCATTCATGAGGTCGGCCCGGGCGGAGCCTACATCACACACGAGCACAGCCTGAGATCGATGCGCAGCCAATCACGCTCCAGATTGTTCGACCGCCGTTCGCGGGCCGACTGGTTGGAGATCACCCAGGGAAAAAGCATTATCGAGCGCGCCTATGAACGGGCCGTCGACATTCTTGAAAACCATGAACCCCATCCCCTTCCAGAGGGCGCATCCGAGACCATGCAGGAGATTGTGGACGCCTACGAAGAGGAGTTGTCAATGGACGGGAAACGTTGA
- a CDS encoding uroporphyrinogen decarboxylase family protein: protein MSEKNRATPGKKYMLAAILRKYLDRIPTTLLVGPYCAKMAGYSIREILMNAGKSARSHLAFYNRFHPDSLIVYNDIYLELEALGCELEFPDDAISHPKGPLLHEKKALAGLRVPNPRRDARLPYFLELCERIAGEVRHEASVGLGHSGPWNLAMHLRGAEQFLIDSIEDPPFVHDLMSFTTEVVKQLGDTLIDMGFMPSLGEASASCSLISPKMYKDFIFPYHADLCRHFRSRKAMMSLHICGFIDPIVEEVLESGIGFLSLDAPSSLDKAVAAAGNKAVVMGNVPTRLFADGTPEEMEAAIDGCIQAAPDNGGYILASGCEIPLNSTEERIGHFFEYGRAAGKKWLQA from the coding sequence TTGTCTGAAAAGAATCGTGCCACCCCCGGAAAAAAATACATGCTGGCGGCTATCCTGCGCAAGTACCTGGACCGCATCCCCACCACCCTTCTCGTCGGTCCCTACTGCGCCAAAATGGCGGGATATTCGATACGGGAGATTCTCATGAACGCCGGAAAAAGCGCCCGTTCCCATCTCGCCTTCTACAACCGGTTCCATCCGGACAGTCTCATCGTCTACAACGATATTTATCTGGAACTAGAAGCCCTGGGGTGTGAACTGGAATTCCCGGACGACGCCATTTCACATCCCAAAGGGCCCCTCCTGCATGAAAAAAAAGCGCTTGCCGGTCTCCGCGTTCCGAACCCGCGCAGGGATGCGCGCCTGCCCTATTTTCTGGAGCTTTGCGAAAGGATTGCCGGGGAAGTCAGGCATGAAGCTTCCGTCGGCCTTGGGCACTCCGGACCCTGGAATCTGGCCATGCATTTGAGGGGCGCGGAACAGTTCCTCATCGACAGTATCGAAGACCCCCCTTTCGTACACGATCTGATGTCTTTCACCACCGAAGTGGTAAAGCAGTTGGGGGACACACTGATCGACATGGGCTTCATGCCGTCCCTGGGAGAGGCTTCCGCCTCCTGCAGCCTGATCTCCCCCAAGATGTACAAAGACTTCATTTTCCCTTATCACGCGGACCTGTGTCGCCACTTCCGCTCTCGCAAGGCCATGATGAGCCTGCACATCTGCGGATTTATCGACCCCATCGTGGAGGAGGTGCTGGAATCCGGCATCGGCTTCCTGAGTCTGGACGCCCCCTCTTCTCTGGATAAGGCCGTGGCCGCTGCCGGTAATAAAGCGGTCGTCATGGGCAATGTCCCCACCCGTCTTTTTGCCGACGGAACACCGGAAGAAATGGAAGCGGCCATTGACGGATGCATACAGGCCGCGCCTGACAACGGTGGGTACATCCTGGCTTCGGGGTGTGAAATCCCGCTGAATTCAACCGAAGAGCGGATCGGCCATTTTTTTGAATACGGTCGTGCAGCCGGGAAAAAATGGCTGCAGGCCTGA
- a CDS encoding PilZ domain-containing protein — MGRERRRENRHACVKQVGYAIQGLNYIDYIQDINSWGVFIQSDRKVPVGESILVSIPLFGDETTIKIVGEVVWSGPEGMGIRFSMGIGESTLQSILGDEGA, encoded by the coding sequence ATGGGACGGGAACGCCGCCGGGAAAACCGGCATGCCTGTGTCAAGCAGGTCGGATATGCTATTCAGGGATTGAACTACATCGATTATATTCAGGACATCAATTCCTGGGGCGTTTTTATCCAGTCGGACCGGAAAGTGCCTGTGGGTGAAAGCATTCTCGTGTCCATACCGCTTTTCGGAGATGAAACCACCATCAAGATTGTGGGAGAGGTTGTCTGGTCCGGCCCCGAAGGCATGGGCATCCGCTTCAGCATGGGCATCGGAGAAAGCACCCTGCAGTCGATTCTCGGCGATGAAGGCGCCTAG
- a CDS encoding integration host factor subunit alpha → MALTKADIINAVQTDAGFTKHQSTEIIEGLIELIKSKLENGEDVLISGFGKFCVMEKGERRGRNPATGEDLMLAPRRVVTFKCSGKLRDRIN, encoded by the coding sequence ATGGCACTAACAAAGGCGGACATCATCAATGCGGTCCAGACGGATGCGGGCTTCACCAAACACCAGAGCACCGAGATAATCGAAGGGCTGATCGAACTGATCAAAAGCAAATTGGAAAACGGCGAAGACGTTCTCATCAGTGGTTTCGGAAAGTTCTGCGTCATGGAGAAGGGAGAAAGGCGCGGTCGAAATCCCGCGACCGGGGAGGACCTGATGCTGGCGCCCAGGCGGGTAGTCACGTTCAAATGCTCGGGCAAGCTGCGTGACAGAATCAACTGA